In one Prosthecochloris aestuarii DSM 271 genomic region, the following are encoded:
- a CDS encoding 3-deoxy-D-manno-octulosonic acid transferase, producing the protein MSVLVILYSIFFPFLTGAARLAALGSPKIRTYFTLRKDLIAQIEQKLYAHQCPSFCVWVHAASVGEFEQARPVIERLKQQDPACSIVISFQSPSGYNIRKDYPQADAVFYHPVDSPGNARKLVKLLKPDIVMIMRYDFWLNHLLAARKYGAKLILVGAVLQDHSIYFKPLVNRFYRQVFQLFDQICTVTENDRQKFARTFGTNKALTAGDPRFDQVWNRSRNRKEQQKLKSLYRGKTVLVAGSTWAKDEEILLTAYLQAHDNLSLIMVPHETDANNIHRIETDLLSHDIDYHLLTKLPEDFSPASVLVVDAIGLLVELYALADIAYVGGGFGINVHNTLEPAVYGIPVLFGPNHHNSPEAEALIALKGATEIRNESELEQAIRHLLSDTEQRKKQGEIAGRYVSERLGATETITRMIMELARAS; encoded by the coding sequence ATGAGTGTTCTTGTTATCCTGTATTCCATATTCTTCCCCTTTCTGACGGGAGCCGCACGCCTTGCCGCACTCGGTTCACCGAAAATCAGGACATATTTTACGTTGCGTAAAGATCTTATAGCGCAGATAGAACAAAAACTCTACGCCCATCAGTGCCCTTCATTCTGCGTGTGGGTTCATGCTGCATCCGTCGGTGAATTTGAACAGGCAAGACCGGTTATCGAACGGCTGAAGCAACAAGACCCTGCGTGCAGTATCGTCATCTCATTCCAGTCCCCTTCCGGCTACAATATCCGTAAAGATTACCCGCAAGCCGACGCGGTTTTCTATCACCCTGTTGATTCACCGGGCAATGCCCGAAAGCTGGTAAAACTGCTCAAACCCGATATCGTCATGATCATGCGCTATGATTTCTGGCTCAACCACCTGCTTGCAGCCAGGAAATACGGCGCAAAACTGATTCTGGTCGGCGCAGTCCTGCAGGACCATTCAATCTATTTCAAACCCCTCGTCAACAGATTCTATCGGCAAGTGTTTCAGCTTTTCGATCAAATCTGTACAGTCACGGAAAACGACCGCCAAAAATTTGCACGCACCTTCGGCACCAACAAAGCGCTCACCGCCGGAGATCCGCGCTTCGACCAGGTATGGAACCGAAGCCGTAACAGGAAAGAACAGCAGAAGCTCAAGTCGCTCTACAGAGGAAAAACGGTTCTGGTTGCAGGCAGCACCTGGGCAAAAGACGAGGAAATACTGCTTACCGCATACCTGCAGGCTCATGACAATCTGAGCCTTATCATGGTGCCGCATGAAACAGACGCGAACAACATCCATCGAATCGAAACAGATCTCCTCTCACACGACATCGACTACCATCTTCTGACGAAACTGCCGGAGGACTTCTCCCCCGCATCGGTTCTTGTCGTCGATGCAATCGGTTTGCTTGTCGAACTCTATGCACTTGCCGACATTGCCTATGTGGGAGGTGGATTCGGAATCAATGTACACAACACACTTGAACCTGCGGTCTACGGCATCCCCGTCCTGTTCGGCCCGAATCATCACAATTCGCCTGAGGCCGAAGCGCTTATAGCACTCAAAGGCGCAACAGAAATCCGCAACGAATCTGAACTTGAACAGGCAATCAGGCATTTGCTTTCCGATACAGAACAACGAAAAAAGCAGGGAGAAATAGCCGGCAGGTACGTCAGTGAAAGACTTGGCGCAACAGAGACCATCACCCGGATGATCATGGAACTGGCAAGAGCGTCTTAA
- a CDS encoding DEAD/DEAH box helicase, with the protein MTMMTKQDVPDSFRDLELAAPVIEALDKVGYENPTPIQLQTIPYILQGRDVLGQAQTGTGKTAAFALPILSRIDCDKNYPQALVLTPTRELAIQVAEAFQRYAACMPDFHVLPIYGGQDYAGQLKRLKRGVHVVVGTPGRVIDHIKRSSLKLDKLHTLVLDEADEMLRMGFVDDVEWILEQTPASRQVALFSATMPSVILRIARKHLSDPAEITIKSKSSTVDAITQRFLTVGAHHKLEALTRILEAEPFDGVIIFVRTRTATQDLSEKLRARGYAAAALSGEMVQHQREKTIDQLKNGKLNIIVATDVAARGLDVERVTHVINYDIPSDTESYVHRIGRTGRAGRSGDAILFVTSREMSMLRTIERAVRRSIDRMELPSAEMINDKRIAKFKQQISDVISTEDLEVFSDLVEQYCRDHDSTMLQAAAALAFMVQGTTPLLVSAEPLHDTSRSQSQGRQKRTDRRSSSRGDSLPFSQQDGTETFRIEVGKVHGVKPGNIAGAIINETGLPADSVGRISIQEEYSTVDLPQGMPKDLFRELKRVWVCGQQLQISHFEGSSSGFRSSSSNFKKAKRSVARTSRSKRKGR; encoded by the coding sequence ATGACAATGATGACGAAACAAGATGTTCCTGACAGTTTCAGGGATCTGGAGCTTGCCGCGCCAGTTATTGAAGCACTTGACAAGGTTGGGTATGAAAATCCCACACCGATTCAGCTTCAGACTATTCCCTATATCCTTCAGGGTCGCGATGTCCTTGGTCAGGCTCAGACCGGTACCGGAAAGACAGCAGCTTTTGCCCTGCCGATTCTTTCACGAATAGATTGTGATAAAAACTATCCTCAGGCACTCGTTCTGACTCCGACAAGAGAACTTGCGATTCAGGTTGCCGAGGCCTTTCAGCGATATGCTGCCTGTATGCCTGATTTTCATGTGCTGCCGATATACGGAGGTCAGGATTACGCCGGCCAGCTTAAACGCCTCAAGAGGGGTGTTCATGTGGTTGTCGGTACCCCTGGACGTGTGATTGATCATATCAAGCGCTCCTCTCTGAAGCTTGACAAGCTTCATACTCTTGTGCTTGACGAGGCAGACGAAATGCTCAGAATGGGATTTGTCGATGATGTCGAGTGGATTCTCGAACAGACTCCCGCTTCCCGTCAGGTTGCGCTTTTTTCGGCAACCATGCCGTCGGTGATACTGAGGATTGCACGCAAACACCTCAGTGATCCGGCTGAGATCACGATCAAGTCAAAGAGTTCGACAGTCGATGCGATTACCCAGCGTTTTCTGACGGTTGGTGCCCACCACAAGCTTGAAGCACTGACAAGGATTCTCGAAGCAGAGCCATTTGACGGTGTGATCATTTTTGTCAGGACACGAACCGCAACCCAGGATCTTTCTGAAAAACTCCGGGCAAGGGGATACGCTGCGGCCGCATTGAGCGGCGAGATGGTGCAGCACCAGCGCGAGAAGACCATTGACCAGCTTAAAAACGGAAAGCTGAACATTATTGTTGCGACTGATGTGGCAGCAAGAGGTCTTGATGTGGAGCGTGTTACCCATGTTATCAATTATGACATTCCTTCTGATACCGAATCCTATGTTCACCGTATCGGGCGTACCGGACGTGCGGGCAGGAGTGGTGATGCAATTCTGTTTGTGACATCACGAGAAATGTCCATGTTGAGAACCATCGAGAGGGCCGTTCGTCGTTCAATCGACCGTATGGAGCTGCCTTCGGCGGAGATGATAAACGATAAGCGGATTGCCAAATTCAAGCAGCAGATCAGCGATGTCATTTCCACTGAGGATCTTGAAGTCTTCAGTGATCTTGTCGAGCAGTATTGCCGCGATCATGATTCTACCATGCTTCAGGCTGCTGCGGCGCTTGCATTTATGGTTCAGGGCACGACCCCGCTTCTGGTCTCTGCGGAACCATTACATGACACCTCCCGTTCACAGTCTCAGGGACGACAGAAGAGGACCGACAGGCGATCGTCATCACGAGGTGACTCTTTGCCGTTTTCACAGCAGGACGGTACAGAAACATTTCGTATCGAAGTCGGTAAGGTTCATGGAGTCAAACCTGGCAATATTGCCGGAGCTATTATCAATGAAACAGGACTGCCTGCAGATTCGGTCGGAAGAATTTCCATTCAGGAGGAGTACAGTACCGTTGACCTTCCGCAGGGAATGCCTAAAGACCTGTTCAGAGAGTTGAAGCGTGTCTGGGTTTGTGGACAACAGCTTCAGATTTCTCATTTTGAGGGTTCTTCGTCAGGATTCCGTTCCTCATCGTCGAACTTCAAAAAAGCAAAAAGATCGGTTGCCAGAACATCTCGTTCCAAGAGAAAGGGGCGTTGA
- a CDS encoding DUF2721 domain-containing protein yields MESQSVEYLIPVIQTAIGPVILISGLGLLLLTMTNRLGRIIDRSRSLSGELDLLDSAAAQERIALEIDILWSRARSIRMAIIFASLSCLSSSMLVIVLFLSPLIELDLPLLVSFLFISSMLCLIVSLLFFLLDVNRTLSALKIELDAHKDRSVSSS; encoded by the coding sequence ATGGAATCGCAATCAGTTGAATATCTCATCCCTGTAATTCAGACAGCGATCGGGCCGGTTATACTTATTTCCGGACTTGGTCTGCTTCTTCTTACCATGACTAACCGTCTCGGCAGGATCATTGACCGTTCACGCTCTCTTTCCGGAGAGCTTGATCTGCTCGATTCGGCGGCTGCCCAGGAGCGCATAGCGCTTGAAATCGATATCCTCTGGAGCCGGGCCCGCTCCATACGCATGGCGATTATTTTTGCCTCGCTGAGCTGCCTGTCTTCATCGATGCTGGTTATCGTTCTTTTTCTTTCTCCTCTTATCGAGCTGGACCTTCCTCTTCTCGTGTCGTTTCTCTTTATCTCAAGTATGCTCTGCCTTATTGTTTCCCTGTTATTTTTTCTGCTTGATGTCAACCGTACGCTGAGCGCTTTGAAGATCGAACTTGACGCGCATAAGGACAGGAGCGTCTCTTCGTCATGA
- a CDS encoding endonuclease/exonuclease/phosphatase family protein → MPLYAALKARTSDSATLSAWKKRTAARLLTLRAALHDHIYRYRGDTSHTHERDDAAWLRVATWNLREFDTPKYGGRLGESIYFIAEIISHFDLVAVQEVREDLRALGRVINILGSHEWDFIATDVTEGRPGNRERMVFIYRTSKVRFTNVAGELTLSDKDKITHSFNNAFQNPAGISLAMPVAMSELLPSQMPLKKSKDRLKLASDVILDLPEEASLRLPPGTKLILKKGMEVRKTDGALSILAGDAPDPELIKDAMVLFPEGLITHDELQFARTPFLVTFQAGWLKCMFCTVHIYYGSGSEGLALRNQEIERLTRFLAKRARNENDSDANNFFFVLGDFNIVGKDHTTWESLHTNGFSVPEQLRAIPHGSNVKRDKAYDQIAFWQPGSRSRKGSTCIDIGNAGIFDFFKYVFREGEDDAEGEDEQYYADAVGKTKLNYRTWRTYQMSDHLPMWIELRIDFCDDYLCDISRQDDAVS, encoded by the coding sequence ATGCCGCTATACGCAGCGCTGAAAGCCAGAACGTCAGATTCCGCTACGCTGTCTGCATGGAAAAAAAGAACTGCTGCACGGTTATTGACGTTACGTGCGGCTCTTCATGATCACATCTACAGATATAGGGGAGATACTTCCCATACTCATGAGCGGGACGATGCTGCCTGGCTGAGGGTCGCCACATGGAATCTCCGGGAATTTGATACGCCTAAATACGGCGGTCGGCTTGGCGAGTCAATCTATTTTATCGCTGAGATTATCTCCCATTTCGATCTCGTCGCGGTACAGGAGGTAAGAGAGGACTTGAGGGCTCTTGGCCGGGTGATTAATATTCTTGGATCTCATGAATGGGATTTCATTGCTACCGACGTTACCGAGGGCCGTCCCGGCAACAGGGAGCGGATGGTGTTCATTTACAGAACGTCGAAAGTGCGTTTTACCAACGTTGCCGGGGAACTGACTCTTTCTGACAAGGATAAGATCACTCATTCTTTCAATAACGCGTTTCAGAACCCCGCAGGTATCTCCCTTGCTATGCCTGTCGCCATGAGTGAGCTGTTACCGTCTCAGATGCCGCTGAAAAAGTCAAAAGACCGGTTGAAGCTGGCTTCTGACGTCATCCTCGATCTTCCTGAGGAGGCATCGCTGCGCCTGCCTCCCGGCACAAAGCTGATTCTCAAAAAAGGTATGGAGGTCCGCAAGACGGATGGTGCGCTATCCATCCTTGCCGGAGATGCACCGGATCCTGAGTTGATCAAAGATGCTATGGTTCTGTTTCCTGAAGGGCTTATTACCCATGATGAGCTTCAGTTTGCCAGGACGCCGTTTCTCGTGACCTTTCAGGCCGGATGGTTGAAATGTATGTTCTGTACGGTTCATATCTACTATGGCTCAGGCAGTGAGGGGCTTGCTTTGCGTAATCAGGAGATAGAGCGCCTGACGAGGTTTCTGGCTAAAAGAGCGCGAAACGAGAATGATTCGGATGCCAACAATTTCTTCTTCGTGTTAGGTGATTTCAATATCGTAGGAAAAGATCATACGACATGGGAGTCGTTGCATACCAATGGTTTCAGTGTCCCTGAACAGCTCAGGGCGATTCCTCACGGCAGCAATGTTAAACGGGATAAGGCTTATGATCAGATTGCCTTCTGGCAGCCGGGTAGTCGCAGCCGTAAAGGCAGTACCTGCATCGATATTGGAAATGCCGGGATTTTCGACTTTTTCAAATATGTTTTCAGAGAGGGTGAGGATGATGCCGAGGGAGAAGACGAGCAGTACTATGCTGATGCGGTCGGCAAGACAAAGCTGAACTACAGAACATGGCGAACCTATCAGATGTCTGATCATCTGCCTATGTGGATTGAGCTTCGCATTGATTTCTGCGATGACTATCTCTGCGATATCTCACGCCAGGATGATGCGGTCTCCTGA
- a CDS encoding MBL fold metallo-hydrolase RNA specificity domain-containing protein yields MELEFYGATGRITGSCHILRSSGYTILVDCGLIQGSAEEEALNREPFPFDPRAIDAVVLTHGHIDHSGRLPLLVKEGFRGPVFTQQATRDLSLVLLQDSARLGEQDARYKNRQRAKKKLDPIEPLYRVEDAIEAVNSMVPLPYEAEKEILPGITITFHDAGHILGSAIVAFMLNENGVRRRLVFSGDLGQYDTPILNDPALIEHADAVVIESTYGDRLHRERDETLQEIGRILQDAWDEGGNILIPAFAIGRSQELLYLFAKYAREWELDRWQIFLDSPMAIEASAIYWDHPELYDEEARLFRSNIGSMARPQNLHFTRSAEESRTINDIGKGAIIIAGSGMCNGGRILYHLKHNLGCSACHIMITGYQAEGTPGRRLVNGEETMRIHGSEYRVAARVHTLGGLSAHGDQRDLLRWAGGFKSRPRFFVVHGEDEPKVVLAEKLRELKGSDVIIPGPGEIFDLAPA; encoded by the coding sequence ATGGAACTCGAGTTTTACGGGGCGACAGGAAGAATCACCGGTTCATGCCATATTCTGCGATCGTCCGGGTATACGATTCTGGTTGATTGCGGCCTGATACAGGGGTCTGCAGAGGAGGAGGCCCTGAACAGAGAGCCTTTTCCTTTTGACCCTCGCGCTATCGATGCTGTGGTGCTGACCCATGGCCATATCGATCACTCAGGCCGTCTTCCGCTTCTTGTCAAAGAGGGGTTTCGGGGCCCTGTTTTTACGCAGCAAGCTACCAGAGACCTCTCTCTTGTGCTGCTGCAGGATTCGGCCCGTCTGGGTGAGCAGGATGCTCGATACAAAAACCGGCAACGCGCTAAAAAAAAACTTGACCCCATAGAGCCGCTCTATCGCGTTGAGGATGCTATCGAGGCGGTCAACAGCATGGTGCCTCTGCCATATGAAGCTGAAAAGGAGATTCTGCCGGGCATTACCATCACGTTTCACGATGCCGGTCATATTCTCGGTTCGGCGATTGTTGCCTTTATGCTGAACGAAAACGGTGTTCGACGTAGACTTGTTTTCAGCGGAGATCTCGGCCAGTATGATACCCCTATTCTGAATGATCCCGCGCTGATAGAACACGCTGACGCCGTGGTCATCGAGAGTACGTATGGAGACCGCCTTCACAGGGAACGGGACGAAACGCTTCAGGAGATCGGACGCATTCTGCAGGATGCCTGGGATGAAGGGGGCAACATTCTTATTCCTGCTTTTGCTATCGGTCGAAGCCAGGAACTGCTGTATCTTTTTGCTAAATATGCTCGAGAATGGGAGCTGGATCGGTGGCAGATCTTTCTTGACAGTCCGATGGCCATAGAAGCGAGCGCTATTTACTGGGATCATCCGGAATTATATGATGAAGAAGCACGACTTTTCCGTAGCAATATCGGATCTATGGCCAGACCGCAGAATCTTCATTTTACGAGGAGTGCCGAAGAGTCCCGTACAATAAACGATATTGGCAAAGGTGCGATTATTATCGCCGGAAGCGGGATGTGTAATGGGGGAAGGATTCTCTATCATTTGAAACACAATCTTGGTTGCAGTGCATGCCATATTATGATTACCGGCTATCAGGCCGAAGGGACTCCCGGCAGGAGGCTTGTCAACGGAGAGGAGACGATGCGTATTCATGGCAGTGAGTATCGGGTCGCCGCCAGAGTGCATACTCTTGGAGGGCTTTCAGCGCATGGCGATCAGCGCGATCTTCTTCGATGGGCGGGCGGTTTTAAAAGCCGTCCCCGTTTTTTTGTGGTTCACGGAGAGGATGAGCCGAAAGTGGTATTGGCAGAAAAACTTCGCGAGTTGAAGGGATCTGATGTGATCATTCCCGGACCGGGGGAGATTTTCGATCTGGCTCCTGCCTGA